Below is a genomic region from Rhizobium sp. 9140.
GCGCATCGATGCCGAGCGTGTAGATGCGCGTCACGTCGGTTGCCGCGATCCGCAGCCGCACGAGGCTTCCCGCCGGTGCCTCGAACTGCGGCGTGCGCTGCCAGTTGGCTGTCCGCACCGTGCCATAGGTGCCGCCGCGCGCCGCATCGCGCGGCTTGAACGGGGCGATGAACGCGCCATCGGCGCCCAGCCGCCAGTCGCGCAGGTTCAGCACGATCTCCGCATCGAACACCGGGTCGGCCGGGTTCTCCACAACGATGACGCCGGTCATGCCATGACCCATCTGGGTCAGCGTGTTGCAATGGGGGTGGTACCAGAACGTGCCGGCATCGGGCGGGGTAAAGGCATAGTCGAAGCCGTCGCCCGGATAGACATAAGGTTGCGTCATTTCCGGCACGCCGTCCATGGCGTTGGGGATGCGAAGCCCGTGCCAGTGCACGGTGGTCGGCTCGTCGAGGGTATTCAAGAGCCTTGCCGCGAAAGGCTGGCCCTGCCGCATTCTGAGAACCGGTGGCGCGCCTGACGGGGCCGGATCATCGCCGAGTCCCCAGGTCATCACCCGTGTCTCCGCGCCGCTCTCGGCGATCTCGGCGGTTGCGAACTGCGCCTTCAGGGTGAGCGGCGCCGCCGTACCCGGACGGGCAGCAAGGCCGGCACCCAGCGCGAAGGATGCGGCGGTGGCGGCACTGGCTTTAAGGAGCGTTCGGCGGGTGAGGGCGGGCATGATCCGGTCCGGAAACATCAATGGGCTTCTCCTTAAACTTGATCGCACCGTTCAGCAATTGTGCAGGCCATCTTTCCCGCCTGCCGCGTTGTCGCAGGGCTCGCCCGGGCGTATGATGCGGCCTTATGGGCAGGCTCCGCCTTGACAAATCGGACCTGCCATGCGCTTTTCCGCGCGATTTCGACGCCGCCGGGACAGCGATGGTTTTCCCGTGTGCGGCATTTTGCCAGTTCCAGGAAACGCACATGCACCGTTACCGCAGTCACACTTGCGCCGCCCTTCGCCAGACCGATGTCGGCGCGAACGTCCGTCTCTCCG
It encodes:
- a CDS encoding multicopper oxidase family protein, translating into MPALTRRTLLKASAATAASFALGAGLAARPGTAAPLTLKAQFATAEIAESGAETRVMTWGLGDDPAPSGAPPVLRMRQGQPFAARLLNTLDEPTTVHWHGLRIPNAMDGVPEMTQPYVYPGDGFDYAFTPPDAGTFWYHPHCNTLTQMGHGMTGVIVVENPADPVFDAEIVLNLRDWRLGADGAFIAPFKPRDAARGGTYGTVRTANWQRTPQFEAPAGSLVRLRIAATDVTRIYTLGIDAPAAVLALDSNALAMPVALDTLDLGPGQRADIVVRMPDGEGQSVTLRNLRGSQPWTIATLVARGSSLRRDLADAKALASNPISQPDIAGAERIPLDFTATAEHKAVESICGSLGYTFWAINKVPWPGDTPDPVAPLAELKLGRSYVFQIANRTPHAHPIHLHGLTFHVISSNKRSVLPPPTDTILLQPDEQAELALVADNPGDWMLHCHIIEHQKTGMSSYLRIA